In Coleofasciculus chthonoplastes PCC 7420, a single genomic region encodes these proteins:
- a CDS encoding 2Fe-2S iron-sulfur cluster-binding protein produces the protein MSVTIRFLPDDVTINAEVGEPLLQVAQRAGVFIPTGCLMGSCHACEVEINDGETICACISAVPPGQEQLTINLYSDSTW, from the coding sequence ATGAGTGTTACCATTCGATTTTTACCCGATGATGTCACGATTAATGCAGAAGTGGGAGAACCGCTACTGCAAGTGGCTCAACGCGCTGGCGTTTTCATTCCCACAGGATGCCTGATGGGTTCCTGTCATGCTTGTGAGGTTGAGATTAACGACGGGGAAACGATTTGTGCCTGTATCTCGGCTGTACCACCGGGTCAGGAACAGCTTACGATTAATCTCTATAGTGATTCAACCTGGTAA